The following DNA comes from Bradysia coprophila strain Holo2 unplaced genomic scaffold, BU_Bcop_v1 contig_494, whole genome shotgun sequence.
taaaacattgttctaccttggtgtatatttctcgaatcacttcttatgtacaattgtatatacactcgctggcgctcgttatatacaattgtacatacgaagttattctcgaaatatacaccaaggtagaaaatgtactattatgtTAGGTTAAGCCACCTTCGAAGGGGCAATTGGCATCCAAATTTGAATGGTTCTGTGGATATTATCCAGAGACAGACAAAGTTCTCTTCTAATTTCATGACGGTGCACCACTAGAAACTTTGGTAACCACTGCCTTCGTAATGAACTCTTTCAGAATCTACcgcaaaatgacaaaattaccATCTCGTAGATCGACAATAATCCAGTGTAATGGCAAGGATAATTCTAAACGCGCTCGAATCGTAtagtaaattgttttaatttccaGTTCATGAATTGTCCAAAAGGTAACAGCGGCTTAGAAAGCTAATTTCTTCATCAATAGGTACAAGTGTTGGTCCACTTCGAATCCATGTAAATTGTTTGCATCGCCCTGTAGTCGCATTAGCAAGCCACCATATGACACATACGCAGACAATCTACTGGACGCTTCATTGGCCGCCTCATCACCTTCGATTCGATAGATTTTACCATACATAACGTACTCAAAACTGTCAGCCCGGGAAGGTTCGTCGACTGGATTGTATTCGCCGCTGTCTGTTGGATGATAAAATGCACGAACATTACCATTGGTTTCTCAACGTCAACAGGTTAAATAATCACAACCAACCTGGATATCCATCTTCTTTGAGTGTTGTCGCTAGAACCAATCTGAATTTGTCGCCGAGTTCCATTGGATATACCCACGAATTGATGTCTAGTATCAAGTCCATTTTGAACGATTCGGATTCGCAATGCAGTCGGCTAACTCTGTCGAATTTCTTTCCTTCGGGGTCCATGTCTTTCACATTGAATATATCTTCGAATAGTactccggacatgattttaCTTTTCGGTCGGAATGGAGTGTGCGAATATTTCAATATAGGTCCACTCTCTTCAAgtgtttcaaaacaaatgagaCTCAACGCGATACCGTGTCGAAACGTCAATATAATGTGGTTATGGTGAAGGGAAAGAAGAAACATCGCAAATTTCTGTGCTCGGAGCTGCCGTCGTAGTGttcgaataaatttcaaaattcggTTGATGGAGATGATATTTTTGATGCATGTCCACCAGTGGTTGGTCGAatatttatgattttgttgGGAAATATTAATCACAATAAAATAGCGTGGCCACCGGCTTCATTCCACCCTTCCATGAAAGTACCTTTTTCCTCCTTGTGTGGCTCCTGTGACTCTTTCAAAAGTTCGAATTCATTTCCCAGCTGACAAACATTCGAAACTAACACCCATCAATCAAAACACTACAGACACAACCGAATaataattgttttgtttacaaatggCGATTGTTGTTTATTGAATGGCAACGTAGTACGACTATTGTGCgtttatcaatgaaatgaaCAGTGAATGAGACTGTGACCCAATTTAAACCAAAACAATCGATTCGTTCATTGAAACACCTGGAACGATGACTTCAAAACTTCCTGTACGGAAGAATATCGAGCCACTGTATGAGATAGCATCCGAACTGGAAAGTCACTTGGAAAAATCGTTGAAGACCAAGAAcgagaaaaatgaattgatttaCAAGACATTTACGGACAATTTGAGTGTGAAAAATGTGACGAACAAAGAGAGCGATTCGGAGAAGGTCGACGACAAGAAATTCAAAAGGAATTTCAAATTGAGGGTAAGAACAGCTTTGTCGCGAGACTAAATTGTAACGTTCCCATCATCCAATTGTTTCCTGTTTTCAGTTGCAGGAAAAAGACgaacaaattgaaaagttgGTGGAGCGCCTACAGATTCTCCACACGAACAACGAACAGTTCGCAGCCGAAAATGatcaattaaaatcgaaaGAGTGCGATCTGTGCAAGGAGTTATTAAACAACGAGAACAGACTTAGAGAAAGCACTCTACTGTTGCGCAAAGAAAACGATGAACTTCGTGACGATGTGAGGATGATGAAAACTCTAATCTATCGACTAAACGTCCAGCTCGAACGACACCAAGATGAACTCAGAAAGTGCACCGATCAGCAGGAACAAAATTacccaaaaattaatttcgattcCAGCGATGAGCAACACTTACACTGGGGTTCGGTAAAGGCGCACACCTTGGGTCCCCTGTTGAACGCTTACAGTGAAATCATCAAGGAGAAGAACAGTTTGGTGCAGCAGTACGAAAACGATCTCAATCATTTCACCGGAAAGCTAAAAGATGTGGTGGCCGAGAACGACCAATTGCAAACGGAGCTCAAAGCTTCGAAACAGGACAACGAAGTGTGGGCAAGCGATAAAACGCGACTTCAAGCTCAATTGGACCTGTTCCGTAATAAAGCGGAAGTGCAATCGAAACGGGCTGACATTACCAAAGAGAAACTGGTCGAAGTTTTGAAGTGCTACGAGCAAAAGTTTCAGTCGCAGAACTTGGATTTGGAACGGCTACAAGAGGCCTACTCGCGAGCTAAAGGCGAACTAACGGCGTTACGTGGCGTTCAGCAGTGTCCGTCGGAAGTGTTAGCCGAAAGTTTGAAGGAGATGCAAAAGTTGGTTTCGATTAGTCTCATGAGAGTGGCAATTTTgtgatcgaaaaaaaaattgtttcagacTGTTCCAGGAGCTGAGCAGTCAGTACGACAGTGAGAAAACCAAACTGAATTCAACGATAGAATCGTTGACAAATAGCCTGAGAGACGTGGAAACAAAGTGTTCGCAGGCGAACAATGAAAACGACACGCTAAAGAAACATGCTAAATCATTAGAAGAACAAAACGAGTAAGTACATCCCGTCATCAGATCAACTTGTTCATACTCTCATGCTATCGACATATCTAACTATTGCCTAATTCGTCACACAGTGAGCTTCTCAACAAAAACACTCAGCTACGGGAAAGTTTAGCCAGGGTAAGACTATCGAGGGAATCATTCAAAAGTCGACTCAAGAACGCAAATTCCTTGCATAGAACAATGGAAGGCAGTCAACGTCGCGTGAAGGTACATTGGAATTCCAcgagaaattaatttcgtttttgaaaaactttgcCTCTGAACCACATTATAGAATACTTGGAGTGACCTGAAACAAGTCGAAACGCTGCTGCAGCAAAAGGAGAATCATGTACAGAGTGTCCATCTAAAGTATCTGGGCGAAATCGAAAAACTCACGAGAAAGTTACAGCAACGCGACGATACGTTGAAAAAAGTGTTGCGCTCTACAGCAGCCCCGCGAAGTAGAGAACGAAAGGCAACATAGAACGTTCCGGCGAATCGATTAGTTAGTTCATTGATAAACGTTATGGCGTAGCTTTAAGCGCACTCTGAGTGTAAGTCGAAAATAAACGTTGTACAAACTAGGTCACTATGTCAGTCAGTCAATTCTTTACCTGATCGAATAGTCACGAGATATCCCACGTACGATTTTGTACTCCGAGGAATTAGTTCGAAGTGCTTTCATTGGGCTTAGTTCCGTGTCACCAGTTCGTGTTTAACGGCCCAATGGTTGTATCGATGGCTTGGATCCAACATGGCAATAATGCGTTTT
Coding sequences within:
- the LOC119082825 gene encoding DNA-directed RNA polymerases I, II, and III subunit RPABC3, with amino-acid sequence MSGVLFEDIFNVKDMDPEGKKFDRVSRLHCESESFKMDLILDINSWVYPMELGDKFRLVLATTLKEDGYPDSGEYNPVDEPSRADSFEYVMYGKIYRIEGDEAANEASSRLSAYVSYGGLLMRLQGDANNLHGFEVDQHLYLLMKKLAF
- the LOC119082821 gene encoding protein Cep89 homolog isoform X2, whose translation is MTSKLPVRKNIEPLYEIASELESHLEKSLKTKNEKNELIYKTFTDNLSVKNVTNKESDSEKVDDKKFKRNFKLREKDEQIEKLVERLQILHTNNEQFAAENDQLKSKECDLCKELLNNENRLRESTLLLRKENDELRDDVRMMKTLIYRLNVQLERHQDELRKCTDQQEQNYPKINFDSSDEQHLHWGSVKAHTLGPLLNAYSEIIKEKNSLVQQYENDLNHFTGKLKDVVAENDQLQTELKASKQDNEVWASDKTRLQAQLDLFRNKAEVQSKRADITKEKLVEVLKCYEQKFQSQNLDLERLQEAYSRAKGELTALRGVQQCPSEVLAESLKEMQKLFQELSSQYDSEKTKLNSTIESLTNSLRDVETKCSQANNENDTLKKHAKSLEEQNDELLNKNTQLRESLARVRLSRESFKSRLKNANSLHRTMEGSQRRVKNTWSDLKQVETLLQQKENHVQSVHLKYLGEIEKLTRKLQQRDDTLKKVLRSTAAPRSRERKAT
- the LOC119082821 gene encoding protein Cep89 homolog isoform X1, encoding MTSKLPVRKNIEPLYEIASELESHLEKSLKTKNEKNELIYKTFTDNLSVKNVTNKESDSEKVDDKKFKRNFKLRLQEKDEQIEKLVERLQILHTNNEQFAAENDQLKSKECDLCKELLNNENRLRESTLLLRKENDELRDDVRMMKTLIYRLNVQLERHQDELRKCTDQQEQNYPKINFDSSDEQHLHWGSVKAHTLGPLLNAYSEIIKEKNSLVQQYENDLNHFTGKLKDVVAENDQLQTELKASKQDNEVWASDKTRLQAQLDLFRNKAEVQSKRADITKEKLVEVLKCYEQKFQSQNLDLERLQEAYSRAKGELTALRGVQQCPSEVLAESLKEMQKLFQELSSQYDSEKTKLNSTIESLTNSLRDVETKCSQANNENDTLKKHAKSLEEQNDELLNKNTQLRESLARVRLSRESFKSRLKNANSLHRTMEGSQRRVKNTWSDLKQVETLLQQKENHVQSVHLKYLGEIEKLTRKLQQRDDTLKKVLRSTAAPRSRERKAT